From one Phocaeicola salanitronis DSM 18170 genomic stretch:
- a CDS encoding S9 family peptidase, whose product MKSNLMTMTAAMLLAASGQANAGTPSGKPFIGKQEISIQDGRMTPEALWAMGRIGETSVSPDGKQIAYTVSYYSVKDNASHTVIYTMNADGSNNRMLTATPENESSPAWIKGGTKIAFLTPQGGSYQLWEMNPDGTGRKQLSEYKGDIEGFKFSPDETKVLFIAQVKYGKRTSDLYPDLDKASGRVINDLMYKHWDEWVETVPHPFIADFDGNKVGEAADILAGEPYESPMKPFGGIEQLAWSNDSKQIAYTCRKKTGVAYSQSTDSDIYLYDIETRQTRNLCKEDANDQNKGYDTNPKFSPDGTRIAWQSMERDGYESDRNRLCVMNLSTGEKTYVTEAFQSGVDDYCWAPDSETLYFTGVWHATSMIHSTNLKGEVEQLTEGMYDYASVKMLNDKQLLTMRHSLSEADELFTVGLKKDHKVTRITSENDHIFNQLKKGKVEPRWTKTVDGKDMLSWVVYPVDFDPNKKYPTLLFCEGGPQSPVSQFWSYRWNLQIMAANDYIIIAPNRRGLPGFGMEWLEEISTNYGGHCMDDYLSAIDDIAKEPYVDKDRLGCVGASFGGYSVYWLAGHHNKRFKAFIAHDGFFNMEQQYLETEELWFTNWDLGGPYWEKDDPAVQRSYANSPHLFVDKWDTPILCIHGEKDFRILASQGMAAFNAAILRGIPAELLVFPDENHWVLKPQNGILWQRTFFRWLDKWLKN is encoded by the coding sequence ATGAAATCAAACTTAATGACCATGACCGCCGCCATGCTGCTTGCCGCAAGCGGACAAGCCAATGCCGGCACCCCCAGCGGGAAACCCTTCATCGGGAAACAAGAAATAAGCATTCAAGACGGACGGATGACCCCCGAAGCGCTTTGGGCGATGGGGCGCATCGGAGAGACAAGCGTATCGCCCGATGGAAAACAAATAGCTTACACCGTATCGTATTACAGCGTGAAAGACAATGCCAGCCACACGGTCATCTACACAATGAATGCCGACGGAAGCAACAACCGGATGCTCACCGCTACTCCCGAAAACGAAAGCAGCCCTGCATGGATAAAGGGAGGCACGAAAATCGCTTTTCTCACCCCACAAGGCGGAAGCTACCAGCTTTGGGAAATGAATCCCGACGGAACCGGACGCAAACAACTCTCGGAATACAAAGGCGACATCGAAGGCTTCAAGTTCTCGCCCGATGAAACCAAAGTGCTTTTCATCGCGCAAGTGAAATACGGCAAACGCACTTCCGACCTCTATCCAGACCTTGACAAGGCAAGCGGACGGGTAATAAACGACCTGATGTACAAACATTGGGACGAATGGGTAGAAACGGTTCCACATCCGTTCATCGCCGATTTTGACGGAAACAAGGTAGGAGAAGCCGCCGACATCTTGGCAGGCGAGCCTTACGAATCCCCCATGAAACCTTTCGGAGGCATCGAACAGCTGGCATGGAGCAACGACTCAAAACAAATCGCTTACACTTGCCGCAAGAAAACGGGCGTGGCGTATTCGCAATCGACCGACTCGGATATATACCTTTATGATATAGAGACCCGACAGACCCGGAACCTATGCAAAGAGGACGCCAACGACCAGAATAAAGGTTATGATACCAACCCGAAGTTCTCGCCCGACGGAACACGCATCGCTTGGCAAAGCATGGAGCGGGACGGATACGAGAGCGACCGTAACCGCCTGTGTGTGATGAATCTGAGTACCGGCGAAAAGACATACGTCACCGAAGCCTTCCAGTCGGGCGTGGACGATTATTGCTGGGCACCCGATAGCGAAACACTTTATTTCACAGGCGTATGGCACGCCACCAGCATGATTCACAGCACAAACCTGAAAGGCGAAGTGGAGCAACTCACCGAAGGAATGTACGACTATGCATCTGTGAAAATGCTGAACGACAAACAGTTGCTCACGATGCGCCATTCGCTTAGCGAAGCCGATGAGCTCTTCACGGTCGGCTTGAAGAAAGACCATAAGGTGACCCGTATCACTTCGGAAAACGACCATATCTTCAACCAACTGAAAAAGGGAAAGGTAGAGCCGCGCTGGACAAAGACGGTAGACGGAAAGGATATGCTCTCGTGGGTGGTTTATCCCGTTGATTTCGACCCGAACAAGAAATACCCCACCCTGCTTTTCTGCGAAGGAGGCCCGCAAAGCCCCGTCAGCCAATTCTGGAGCTATCGCTGGAACCTGCAGATTATGGCAGCTAACGATTACATCATCATCGCTCCGAACCGCCGCGGGCTTCCGGGCTTCGGCATGGAATGGCTGGAAGAAATCAGCACCAACTACGGCGGACATTGCATGGACGATTATCTGAGCGCCATAGACGACATCGCAAAAGAGCCTTACGTAGACAAAGACCGATTGGGATGCGTCGGAGCCAGCTTCGGAGGATACTCGGTGTATTGGCTTGCCGGACACCACAATAAACGTTTCAAAGCCTTCATTGCGCACGACGGATTCTTCAATATGGAACAACAATACCTGGAAACCGAAGAACTTTGGTTTACCAACTGGGACTTAGGCGGCCCGTACTGGGAGAAAGACGACCCTGCCGTGCAGCGCAGTTATGCCAACTCGCCCCACCTCTTCGTTGACAAATGGGATACGCCCATCCTCTGCATCCACGGCGAAAAGGATTTCCGCATCCTCGCCTCGCAAGGCATGGCGGCCTTTAATGCAGCCATATTAAGGGGAATACCCGCCGAGCTGCTCGTCTTCCCCGACGAAAACCATTGGGTACTGAAGCCTCAGAACGGCATCTTGTGGCAACGCACTTTCTTCCGCTGGCTGGACAAATGGTTGAAAAACTGA
- a CDS encoding cobyrinate a,c-diamide synthase, with product MKPQFLIGSPTSGCGKTTFMLGMLRVLQRRGMKVQPFKCGPDFIDPQYHAIACNCESVNLDAWLASRTHIQSVYNHYAEPADVCIIEGNRGLYDGYNRMENSSAALSRMLNVPVILVINARAIGYAIAPVLYGMKRFNASVRIVGVVFTQVASQSHEISLREACIDVGIECLGYLPVEEDIRLPQRHQGLTLSVKRSFSKLIDRIADLVEKHVDIEKLLNLCTRIFPCPYTLPYTSEVGIDMLHRPDRRLRIAVARDPAFCFLYRENVDRLAEAGRITYFSPVYGSDLPEADYVYIPGGCPELFVRQLHRRKRLMSQLREYVEAGGRLWAEGEGMTFLSRSLTVRQGGTAYEMAGILPFDCTLVDANPSNGYRLTRCGNNTFKGYESHYSVLASSSDIRISATSLYGLRGTETAARLFRYKNLIAGYAHWYWGENDIFSLWN from the coding sequence ATGAAACCACAATTTTTAATAGGTTCTCCCACTTCCGGATGCGGGAAGACAACTTTTATGTTAGGAATGTTGCGGGTCTTGCAGCGGAGAGGAATGAAAGTGCAGCCATTCAAGTGTGGTCCTGATTTTATCGACCCGCAATATCATGCGATAGCTTGTAATTGTGAATCTGTCAACTTGGATGCCTGGCTGGCTTCGCGCACTCATATCCAATCCGTTTATAATCATTACGCGGAGCCGGCTGATGTGTGCATTATCGAAGGGAACAGGGGATTGTATGACGGGTATAACCGGATGGAGAACAGTAGTGCGGCTTTGTCACGGATGCTGAATGTCCCGGTCATATTGGTCATAAATGCGCGTGCCATAGGCTATGCCATTGCTCCGGTTTTGTATGGGATGAAACGGTTTAATGCCTCGGTCCGGATAGTTGGGGTTGTCTTTACCCAGGTCGCCTCTCAGTCTCACGAAATCTCTTTGCGCGAGGCTTGTATCGATGTCGGGATAGAATGCTTAGGATATTTGCCGGTAGAGGAAGATATCCGTTTGCCGCAGCGTCATCAAGGGTTAACCCTTTCCGTCAAGCGTTCTTTCAGTAAGCTGATAGACCGGATTGCGGATTTGGTAGAAAAGCATGTTGACATAGAGAAACTATTGAATCTGTGCACCCGCATTTTCCCTTGTCCTTATACATTGCCTTATACGTCCGAGGTCGGCATAGACATGTTGCACCGTCCAGACAGGCGCCTGCGGATAGCTGTGGCCCGTGACCCGGCTTTTTGTTTCTTGTATCGGGAAAATGTAGACCGATTGGCCGAAGCGGGCAGAATTACATATTTTAGCCCAGTATATGGAAGCGATTTGCCGGAAGCGGATTATGTGTATATCCCCGGCGGATGTCCGGAGTTGTTTGTCCGCCAGCTTCATCGGAGGAAACGTTTGATGAGCCAATTGCGTGAATACGTAGAAGCGGGCGGCCGTTTATGGGCGGAAGGAGAGGGGATGACATTCCTTTCGCGTTCATTGACGGTACGTCAGGGAGGCACGGCCTATGAAATGGCGGGGATTCTGCCTTTTGACTGTACATTGGTAGACGCTAATCCGAGCAATGGCTATCGTTTGACCCGATGTGGGAATAATACATTCAAAGGTTATGAGAGCCATTATTCGGTGTTGGCTTCGTCATCGGATATACGGATTTCCGCAACGTCCTTATATGGATTGAGAGGCACGGAAACGGCAGCCCGCTTGTTTAGATATAAGAACCTGATTGCAGGATATGCGCACTGGTATTGGGGAGAAAACGATATTTTTTCGTTATGGAATTAA
- a CDS encoding pyridoxamine 5'-phosphate oxidase family protein, with the protein MKFDNSTIRRQDRTLEQERAFEILKEGEFGILSMRAEDGNGAYGIPLSYVWDRGNSIYIHCAPAGRKLKCIDACPQVSFCVTGRTKVKPEQFTTAYESVVLQCSAHHSLHEAERMSALSLLLSKYCPNDKMRGIDYAQKSFHRTEIIRLDIETISAKSKKAF; encoded by the coding sequence ATGAAATTCGACAATTCAACAATCCGCCGGCAAGACCGGACATTGGAGCAAGAACGGGCTTTCGAAATACTGAAAGAGGGTGAATTCGGCATTCTTTCGATGCGTGCTGAAGACGGGAACGGAGCATACGGCATTCCGCTCAGCTATGTATGGGACCGGGGGAACTCCATCTACATTCATTGCGCGCCCGCAGGACGGAAGCTGAAATGCATCGATGCCTGCCCGCAAGTTTCCTTTTGCGTGACAGGGCGGACCAAAGTAAAGCCGGAACAATTTACCACTGCATACGAGAGCGTTGTGCTGCAATGCTCTGCGCATCACAGCCTGCATGAAGCCGAACGTATGTCCGCACTTTCGCTTCTATTAAGCAAATATTGCCCCAACGATAAAATGCGCGGCATCGATTATGCCCAAAAGTCATTCCACCGTACGGAAATCATCCGGCTGGACATCGAGACCATAAGCGCCAAAAGCAAAAAAGCGTTCTGA
- a CDS encoding iron-containing alcohol dehydrogenase, which translates to MNNFIFYSPTEFVFGKETELQTGTLVKKYRGSKALIVYGGGSVIRSGLLDRVKKSLDEAHIAHIELGGVQPNPTDPKVYEGIELGRRENVDFLLPVGGGSVIDTAKAIAAGIPYQGDFWDFFTGKAIPQTALRLGVVLTIPAAGSEGSGNSVITKADGLKKLSLRTPEVLRPAFAVMNPEVTYTLPAWQTASGITDMMAHIMERYFTNTPDTEVTDRLCEGTLKAIIKEARTVIKEPYNYGARANIMWAGTVAHNGICGTGREEDWASHFMEHEMSALYDVTHGAGLAVIFPAWLTYMADHNVGKIAQFAERVWDVPASADLKAVALEGIARFKTFLHEIGMPTTFGELGIEHPDIGLLVAHLHENKGEQIGSYVRLDRQASREIYEIANR; encoded by the coding sequence ATGAACAACTTCATTTTTTATAGCCCGACGGAATTTGTCTTCGGAAAAGAGACAGAACTGCAGACAGGGACATTGGTGAAAAAATATCGTGGAAGCAAAGCCTTGATTGTGTATGGCGGAGGTTCGGTCATACGAAGCGGCTTGTTGGACCGGGTAAAGAAATCGCTGGATGAAGCCCATATTGCCCACATCGAATTGGGAGGTGTCCAGCCCAACCCTACCGACCCGAAAGTATACGAAGGCATCGAATTAGGAAGGCGTGAAAACGTGGATTTCCTTCTGCCCGTAGGCGGAGGCTCCGTAATCGATACAGCCAAAGCCATTGCGGCCGGAATCCCTTATCAAGGTGATTTTTGGGACTTCTTTACAGGAAAAGCCATACCGCAAACGGCCTTGCGCCTCGGTGTGGTACTAACCATTCCTGCCGCCGGAAGCGAAGGCTCGGGAAATTCAGTGATTACGAAAGCGGACGGATTGAAGAAACTCAGCCTGCGCACACCCGAAGTGCTCCGTCCGGCGTTTGCCGTAATGAATCCCGAAGTGACTTATACGCTTCCCGCTTGGCAAACGGCAAGCGGCATTACCGACATGATGGCACATATCATGGAACGCTATTTTACCAACACGCCTGATACGGAAGTGACAGACCGCTTATGTGAAGGCACATTGAAAGCCATCATAAAAGAAGCCCGGACTGTAATAAAAGAACCATACAACTACGGCGCACGTGCCAATATCATGTGGGCAGGCACCGTCGCACACAATGGCATTTGCGGAACCGGACGTGAAGAGGACTGGGCTTCACACTTTATGGAACACGAAATGAGCGCACTCTATGACGTGACTCACGGAGCAGGACTTGCCGTCATTTTCCCTGCATGGCTGACTTATATGGCAGACCATAATGTAGGCAAAATAGCACAATTCGCTGAACGGGTATGGGATGTTCCCGCCTCGGCCGACTTAAAAGCCGTAGCGCTGGAAGGCATTGCCCGCTTTAAAACATTTTTACATGAAATAGGCATGCCCACCACTTTTGGGGAATTAGGCATTGAGCATCCCGACATCGGCCTGCTGGTAGCCCACCTGCACGAAAACAAAGGCGAACAGATAGGAAGCTATGTCCGCCTCGACCGTCAGGCAAGCCGGGAAATTTATGAGATAGCCAACCGTTAA